From Tripterygium wilfordii isolate XIE 37 chromosome 13, ASM1340144v1, whole genome shotgun sequence, the proteins below share one genomic window:
- the LOC120012973 gene encoding cell division control protein 48 homolog D, whose protein sequence is MANQAESSDSKGTKRDFSTAILERKKAANRLVVDEAVNDDNSVVALHPDTMEKLQLFRGDTILIKGKKRKDTICIALADDTCDEPKIRMNKVVRSNLRVRLGDVVSVHQCPDVKYGKRVHILPVDDTIEGVTGNLFDAYLKPYFLEAYRPVRKGDLFLVRGGMRSVEFKVIETDPPEYCVVAPDTEIFCEGEPVRREDENRLDEVGYDDVGGVRKQMAQIRELVELPLRHPQLFKSIGVKPPKGILLYGPPGSGKTLIARAVANETGAFFFCINGPEIMSKLAGESESNLRKAFEEAEKNAPSIIFIDEIDSIAPKREKTHGEVERRIVSQLLTLMDGLKSRAHVIVMGATNRPNSIDPALRRFGRFDREIDIGVPDEVGRLEVLRIHTKNMKLAEDVDLERISKDTHGYVGADLAALCTEAALQCIREKMDVIDLEDETIDAEILNSMAVSNEHFQTALGTSNPSALRETVVEVPNVSWEDIGGLENVKRELQETVQYPVEHPEKFEKFGMSPSKGVLFYGPPGCGKTLLAKAIANECQANFISVKGPELLTMWFGESEANVREIFDKARQSAPCVLFFDELDSIATQRGSSVGDAGGAADRVLNQLLTEMDGMSAKKTVFIIGATNRPDIIDPALLRPGRLDQLIYIPLPDEESRLQIFKSCLRKSPVSKDVDLRALAKYTNGFSGADLTEICQRACKYAIRENIEKDIERERRRSDNPEAMEEDVEDEVAEIKAAHFEESMKYARRSVSDADIRKYQAFAQTLQQSRGFGTEFRFADASSGGAAASDPFAASAGGADEDDLYS, encoded by the exons TCGTCGCACTCCACCCGGATACCATGGAGAAGCTCCAACTCTTTCGCGGAGACACGATCTTGATCAAG GGTAAAAAAAGGAAAGATACAATCTGCATTGCCCTTGCTGATGATACATGCGATGAACCTAAAATCAGGATGAACAAGGTTGTGAGGTCTAACCTCAGGGTTAGGCTTGGGGATGTTGTTTCTGTGCACCAGTGTCCTGATGTTAAGTATGGGAAGCGTGTCCATATTCTACCAGTGGATGACACAATAGAAGGGGTGACTGGAAATCTATTTGATGCATATTTGAAAC CGTATTTCCTTGAGGCATACCGTCCAGTGAGGAAGGGTGATCTTTTTCTCGTGAGAGGGGGAATGAGAAGTGTGGAGTTCAAGGTTATTGAGACTGACCCTCCAGAATACTGTGTGGTTGCCCCTGACACGGAAATTTTCTGTGAAGGAGAACCTGTGAGAAGGGAGGATGAGAACAGATTGGATGAGGTTGGTTATGATGATGTTGGTGGTGTTAGAAAACAGATGGCTCAGATTCGAGAGTTAGTGGAACTTCCATTGAGGCATCCACAACtatttaaatcaattggtgtaAAGCCACCTAAAGGAATCCTTCTGTATGGGCCTCCTGGCTCTGGAAAGACTCTAATTGCCCGGGCTGTTGCTAATGAGACTGGTGCTTTCTTTTTCTGTATAAATGGACCAGAGATAATGTCAAAGTTGGCAGGGGAGAGTGAAAGCAATCTCAGGAAGGCATTCGAGGAAGCAGAGAAGAATGCCCCGTCAATTATATTCATTGATGAGATTGACTCAATTGCACCCAAGCGAGAGAAGACACATGGAGAAGTTGAGAGGAGGATTGTCTCCCAGCTCTTGACGCTCATGGACGGGCTTAAATCACGTGCTCATGTCATTGTTATGGGGGCTACAAATCGTCCCAACAGCATTGACCCAGCTTTGAGAAGGTTTGGAAGATTTGACAGGGAAATTGATATTGGTGTACCGGATGAAGTTGGGCGCCTTGAGGTTCTTCGTATTCATACAAAGAACATGAAGCTTGCTGAGGAT GTTGACTTGGAAAGAATTTCGAAGGATACCCATGGTTATGTGGGTGCTGATCTGGCGGCTCTGTGTACCGAGGCTGCACTCCAATGCATCAGGGAAAAGATGGATGTAATTGACTTGGAAGATGAAACAATTGATGCTGAGATACTGAACTCCATGGCCGTAAGCAATGAACACTTCCAGACTGCTCTTGGAACAAGCAATCCTTCTGCTTTGCGTGAAACA GTTGTTGAGGTGCCAAATGTCAGTTGGGAGGACATTGGTGGTCTTGAGAATGTTAAAAGGGAGCTTCAAGAG ACCGTTCAATATCCTGTGGAGCATCCTGAGAAATTTGAGAAGTTTGGAATGTCTCCCTCTAAGGGAGTTCTGTTCTATGGCCCTCCTGGTTGCGGTAAAACTCTTCTGGCAAAAGCTATTGCAAATGAATGTCAGGCAAACTTCATTAGCGTCAAGGGTCCGGAATTGCTTACCATGTGGTTTGGAGAGAGTGAGGCAAATGTGCGAGAAATTTTTGACAAGGCTCGCCAGTCTGCCCCTTGCGTCCTATTTTTTGATGAACTTGACTCTATTGCTACTCAG AGAGGGAGCAGTGTAGGAGATGCTGGGGGTGCTGCTGACAGGGTTTTGAACCAGCTTCTGACTGAGATGGATGGCATGTCTGCAAAAAAAACTGTTTTCATCATCGGTGCAACCAATAGACCAGACATTATAGATCCTGCACTTCTTCGTCCTGGACGTCTTGATCAGTTGATCTATATCCCTCTACCTGATGAGGAATCTCGTCTTCAAATCTTCAAATCTTGCCTGAGGAAGTCCCCAGTATCCAAAGATGTTGACCTCAGAGCACTTGCCAAGTACACTAATGGATTCAGTGGTGCTGATCTCACCGAGATATGTCAGCGTGCTTGCAAATATGCTATTAGAGAGAACATTGAGAAG GATATTGAGAGGGAGAGGAGGAGAAGTGATAACCCAGAGGCTATGGAGGAGGATGTAGAGGACGAAGTTGCAGAAATCAAGGCAGCACATTTTGAGGAATCAATGAAGTATGCTCGCAGGAGTGTGAGCGATGCTGATATTCGTAAATACCAGGCATTTGCTCAGACATTGCAGCAGTCCAGAGGTTTTGGAACTGAATTCAGGTTTGCTGATGCAAGCAGTGGTGGAGCTGCAGCATCCGACCCTTTCGCTGCCTCTGCTGGTGGTGCTGATGAAGATGACCTTTACAGTTAG